AGAAGGCTGTCACACTGAAGCCGGGCGCCTCCTTCTTCCATCACGCCGATAGCTTCGCCATGGTGCGCGGCGGCCATCTGGATGTCGCGATCCTCGGCGCTTACCAGGTGGCGCAAAATGGCGACCTCGCCAACTGGCGCGTCGGCACCAAGGGCGTGCCCGCCGTTGGTGGGGCCATGGACCTGGTGCATGGCGCCAAGCAGGTTTTCGTCATCACCGAACATGTGACCAAGGATGGCAAGCCGAAACTGGTGGAAGCCTGCACCTTCCCGCTGACCGGCGTCGGCTGCATCACCCGCATCTATACGAGCCATGCGGTCATTGATATTGCCAAGGATGGTTTCGTCGTGCGTGAAAAACTCGCTGCGATGACGATGGACGAGCTGCAGGCGATGACCGGCGCTCCCCTCCATACCGATCGCCCCGTTGCCGACCTCGTCGTGCCGACGCTTTAAAGCGCTGCGTGATCTTTCAGATTCGCGCGATATGCTTTAAGCTTATAATATTTCGCGGGTCGTTATCGCAAAACCGCCGCACACATTTGCGCGACCTGCAGTAGGGAGAAGACTATGACCGAAGCCTTCATCTGTGACTATATCCGCACTCCGATCGGCCGTTTCGGCGGATCGCTTTCCTCCGTCCGCGCCGACGATCTCGGCGCCGTGCCGCTGAAGGCGCTGATCGAGCGCAACCGCTCGGTCGATTGGGAAGCCGTCGACGACGTGATCTATGGCTGCGCCAACCAGGCGGGCGAGGACAATCGCAACGTTGCGCGCATGGCAAGCCTGCTGGCCGGCCTGCCCATCGCAGTGCCCGGCACGACGATCAACCGGCTTTGCGGCTCGGGCATGGACGCCGTTATCGCGGCGGCCCGCGCCATCCGCGCCGGCGAGGCTGACATCATGATCGCCGG
Above is a window of Rhizobium sp. CCGE531 DNA encoding:
- a CDS encoding CoA transferase subunit B, translating into MTIDTREDIKLSNAQIAWRAAQDIQDGAYVNLGIGFPEMVARYQPPGRQAIFHTENGILNFGEPPAEGEEDWDLINAGKKAVTLKPGASFFHHADSFAMVRGGHLDVAILGAYQVAQNGDLANWRVGTKGVPAVGGAMDLVHGAKQVFVITEHVTKDGKPKLVEACTFPLTGVGCITRIYTSHAVIDIAKDGFVVREKLAAMTMDELQAMTGAPLHTDRPVADLVVPTL